The Solanum lycopersicum chromosome 6, SLM_r2.1 genome has a window encoding:
- the LOC101262426 gene encoding dirigent protein 22, with protein MAYFHVYILSIIFSLILLSNGVFHEEISDIQAMNLRSQKTSHLHFYFHDIQGGKHPSAIKIVSPGGGGIYGFGKTFMCDDALTIGPNASSEVIGRAQGIYAMASQSEPVLLMTMIFEFTQGKYNGSSISILGRNPFMRDVREMPIVGGTGLFRFARGYALAHTFWFDVNTGDAIVEYNVFVQHY; from the coding sequence ATGGCTTATTTTCATGTGTACATTCTTTCCATAATCTTTTCATTGATCCTCTTGTCCAATGGAGTTTTTCATGAAGAAATCTCTGATATTCAAGCCATGAATTTAAGAAGTCAAAAAACAAGTCACCTCCATTTCTACTTCCATGATATCCAAGGTGGAAAACATCCTTCAGCAATCAAAATAGTTTCACCGGGTGGCGGAGGAATATATGGTTTTGGCAAAACTTTCATGTGTGATGATGCACTAACCATAGGGCCTAATGCATCAAGTGAGGTTATTGGAAGGGCTCAAGGGATTTACGCGATGGCTTCACAGAGCGAACCTGTGTTGCTTATGACAATGATTTTTGAGTTTACACAAGGCAAGTATAATGGGAGCAGCATAAGTATTCTTGGGAGGAATCCATTTATGAGAGATGTTAGAGAGATGCCTATTGTTGGAGGCACTGGACTCTTTAGGTTTGCTAGAGGCTATGCATTGGCTCATACTTTCTGGTTTGATGTCAACACTGGAGATGCTATTGTGGAATACAATGTGTTTGTTCAACATTATTGA